The nucleotide sequence GTTCGTGTCGTCGTACGCGCCGCCGCCGGTGCCGTCGGTCGCCGGGGCGTAGACCGCCGGGTGAGCCTTGGCCGCGGCATACGCGGTCTTCGCGGCGGCGCCGCAACGGGCTGCGAACGCGGCGTCGTACGGGGCGAAGAGGCGGGCGCACTGGGCGGCCACGGCGGCCAGGTTGAGCGTGGCGGTGGTGGACGGCGGGTGCAGCTCGCGGGGCTGCGGGTCGTCCTGCGGCGCGAGCGGCAGGCCGGTCCAGTTCCGGTCGTGGATCTTGTGGTGGACCATCCCGGCCAGCGGCCGGCCGGCCGGCACCTGCATGCGCAGCAGGAACTCCAGCTCCCACCGGGCCTCGTCGAGGATGTCGGGGACCTGGTTGCCGCGCTCCGGCACGCGCAGGGTGCTGTCGCCCAGCGCCGCGCCGCCGGCCGCCGTCTCCGCCGTCCTGGTCCGCTCGAACGCGTTGAGCAGCTGGTAGGTGGCGATGCCGCCGTTGACGACGTACTTGCCGTGGTCACCGGCGTCGTACCAGCCGCCGCGCACGTCGAGGGAGTGGTCGCAGACGCCGGGCTGGCAGGGCACGTCGGTGTCGCCCTGGTTGGGCGCCACACCGAGGTGGCCGGCCGGGCGGGCGTAGGCGGCGCCGATCAGGTCACCGTCGATCGGGGTGCCGCTGCGCTGGGCGTAGAAGAACTGGAGCGAGTCGGCGCGCAGCCGGTCGTAGAGGGTGCCGGAGATGTCGAACGGGTGGCTGGTCTCGCCGTCGACGACGAGGGTGTAGCCGGTGCCCGGGGTGCGGTACGCGGAGAAGTCGACGGTCTGCACCGGCTGCCCCGACGCCGGGTCGGTGCCGCGTGGTGTGGTGGTCCCGTCGGCCACGACGGTCCCGGCGGCCGACCGCAGCTGCCACGGCAGCGCCTCGGCGGCGTCGGTGACCACGGTGGCGTGCTTCGGCCCGCCGGGCAGGTAGCCGACCTGGTTGACCCGCACCCGCGGCCCGGTGTCCGGCTCGTAGGGCGGGGCGGCCTCGCCGCCGCGCAGGGACACGTTGTCCAGGCAGAACGTCTGCGCCTCCGCGCTGCCGCCGACCTGGAAGATCAGTTGCGCGCCGGCGTTGTCGGCCGGGGCGGTGAACGTCGTGGTGACGTGCCGTGCGGCGCCGGTGGCGGTCGCGTCGACGCTCGCGTACGTCGTGTAGGGCGCGCTGCCGAGCTGGAGCACCGCCCGCAGCGCCGCGCCGGGGGTGGCGGAGATGTCGAAGGACAGCTCGTACTCGGCGCCGGCGATCAGCGGCACGGCGTCCTGCCCGATGCCGGCGTCCCAGGGGTTGGCGAGCCCGCCGGCGACGGCGGTGCAGAGCCGGCCGTCGCTGACCCCGAGCTCGCCGGTGCCGTAGGAGAACCAGGGGGACGTGCCGGCGCTGAAGTCGCCGTTGCGCAGCTGTTCGGGGGCGTCCGGCGGCACCTCGGCGCGGGCCGGGCCGGCGGTGCCGCCGGCGAGTGCGAGGGTGGTGGCCGCGGCGAGGGCGGTGAGCCGGCGTCGGGATGGGGTCACGGAGGTTCCTTCCGTGCGCGGGGACGGGTCGGGAGCTGGGAGCGCTCCCAATGCGGTCCGATGTTTCCAGCGCGCTGCGCCGCTGTCAATCGATCCGGTCCGATGGCCGCGCGCCGCGCCGACAGTGAGATTCACCGCGCCACGTAGCATGGTCCTGATCTCCTAGAGACAACCGAACCCTCCAACTGGCAGGCTGCGTCCCATGACCCTGAAGCTTCGTTCCGTCGGGGCGAGCGACCGTGGGCTGATCCGCAGTGGCAACCAGGACGCCCAGCACGCCGGCCGGTGGCTCGTCGCCGTGGCCGACGGCATGGGCGGCATGGCCGCCGGTGACCTGGCCAGCCGCATCGCGATGGACGCGGTCACGCCGCTGGACGTGGAGACTCCCGAGGACGGGCTGGTCGCGGCCCTCCAGGGCGGCATCGAGCTGGCCACCGCGCGGATCCGGCAGGCCGTCGAGGAGGACCCGGAACGCCAGGGCATGGGCACCACCCTCACCGCGCTGCTGTTCGCCCGCACGGGCAGCTGCCTGGCCCTCGCCCACGTCGGCGACTCCCGGGCCTACCTGTTCCGGGAGGGCGTGCTCAAGCAGGTCACCCGGGACGACACCTTCGTGCAGATGCTGGTCGACCAGGGCGTGATCACCGCCGAACAGGCGAGCAGCCACCCCCGCCGGGCCGTGGTGACCCAGGCGTTGCAGGGTGACGAGGTCTCCCCGACCTACGCCACCATGGTCCCCTGGGCCGGCGACCGCTGGCTGCTGTGCAGCGACGGGCTCTCCAACGTGGTCCGCCCCGACACCCTCGCCGAGGTGCTCGGCGGCCATCCCGACCGCGAGGCGTGCGCGGCCAAGCTGATCGACCTGGCGTTGCGGGCCGGCGGCCCGGACAACGTCACCGTGGTCATCGCGGACGTGGTCGACGAGTAGCCGGGGTCAGCGCCGGCGCGGGCTGGCCCGCCGGGTGGGCTCGGCGCTGGTGGGGTCCTCCGGCCACGGGTGCCGCGGATACCGCCCCCGCAGCTCCGACCGCACCTGCGGGTAACCGGTCTGCCAGAACGAGGCCAGGTCGGCGGTGACCGCCACCGGCCGGCCGGCCGGGGAGAGCAGGTGCAGCAGCACCGGCACCCGGCCGTCGGCGATCCGCGGCGCGGCGGCCCAGCCGAACGTCTCCTGGAGCTTCACGGCCAGCACCGGGGCGGCCGGGTCGGCGTAGTCCAGCCGGATCCGCGATCCACTCGGCACGGAAAGCCGCTCCGGCGCCAGCTCGTCGAGCCGCGCCGCCTGCCGCCAGTCCAGCAGCCGGCGCAGCGCCGCCGCCACGTCGACCCGGGCCAGGTCGGCCCGGCGGCGCGCGCGGGCCAGCTCCGGGCCCAGCCACGTCGGCGCCGCGGTGAGCAGCGCGGCGTCGGACACGTCCGGCCACTCGTCGCCGAGCGCCCGCCGGCAGAAGGCCAGCCGCCGGCGCAGCGCCATGGCCTCCGGCGTCCAGGTGAGCAGGGCCAAGCCCTCCTGGCGCAGCCCCGCGAGCACCGCCTCGGCGAGCCGCGCCGGATCGGGTGCCGCCAGGGGCCGGTCGACCAGCTCGATGGCGCCGAGCCGGACCACCTCCCGGGCCACCACGTCCCCGCCGGACCAGCCGACCTCACGGGCGTCGCGCAGCAGCGGCCCACCGGCCTCCCGGGCGGTCGCCTCGTCCACCGGGGTGGCCAGCCGGATCCGCGCGGTCGGCGCGCCGGGGGAGCGGTCCGCCACGGCAATGGCCAGCCATTCCGATCCCACGAGCCCCGACCCGGCCGCCAGCTCCGCGGCGGTCCCACCGGCCATCAGGTAGGCGGACCCGCCCGCCCGCCGCACCCGCGCCAACCGCTCCGGGTACGCCAGCCCCACCACGATCCCCGCGGCCAGGTCATCCGGGAGCCGTCCCGCGCGGGGAGGGGGCGGGGTGGGAAGGGCGGTGCGCAGGCGGCGTACCTCGGCGCGCCAGCGGGCGGTCGCCGCCGGGTCCGCCCCCGTGCGCAGGCGGCGCCACAGGGCCGTGAGGTCATCTCCGGCGCCGCCCAGCGTCTCCTCGGCCAGCAGCGCCACGATCTCGGCGGCCCGGTCGGCGCTGACTCGTTCCGCGCCGTCGAGCAGCGCGCGGGCCAGCCGGGGGTGCGCGCCGGCGGACGCGATGGCCCGGCCGCGGGCGGTGATCCGGCCGTCGGCGTCGACCGCGCCGAGCGTGGTCAGCGTGTCCCGGGCGACGGCCAGCGCGGCCGGCGGCGGGGGATCGGGCAGCGCCAGGCCGGCGCCGTCCGGGGTGCCCCAGGCGGCCAGCTCCAGCGCGAACCCGGTCAGGTCGGCGGTGGCGATCTCCGGCTCGGGCTGCGGAGCGAGCCGGGCGTGGGTCGCCTCGGACCAGCACCGGTAGACCGCACCCGGCGCCTCCCGCCCCGCGCGGCCGGCCCGCTGGGTGGCCGCCGCCCGGGACACCGGCACGGTGACCAGCGCGCCCAGCCCGCGGGCCAGGTCGGTGCGGGCCACGCGGCTCAGCCCGGCGTCCACCACGACCCGGACGCCCGGCACGGTCAGGCTGCTCTCCGCCACGGCGGTGGCCAGCACCACCCGGCGCCGCCCGGGTAGTGGCGTGAGGGCCGCGTCCTGCGCCGCGCCGGAGAGCCGGCCGTGCAGGGGCAGCACGGCGACCGCCTCGCGCAGGTCGGCCAGGCGGCCCGCCATGGCCGCGATCTCGCCGGCGCCGGGCAGGAAGACCAGCACGTCCCCGTCCCGCTCGCGCAGGGCCCGGCGCACCGTCCCCGCCACGTGGTCCAGCAGCGCCGGGTCGACGCGGCCCGCGCCGGGCGCGGCGACCGGGCGGGGCGGGGGCGCCCAGATCCGGTCCACCCGGTGCAGGGCGGCGTCGGCCCGGACCACCGGCGCGGCAGCGCCGCCGCCGAGCAGCGCGGCGAACCGGTCCGCCTGCGGGGTGGCCGACATGGCCAGCAGCCACAGGTCCGGCCGGAGCGTGCCGCGGGCCTCCACGCCGAACGCCAGGGCCAGGTCGGCGTCGAGCTGCCGCTCGTGGACCTCGTCGAGCAGCACCGCGCCGACGCCGGGCAGCTCCGGGTCGTGGTGCAGCCGGCGGACCAGCAGGCCGGTGGTGACCACCTCGATCCGGGTCCGCGGGCCGGTCCGGCGCTCGCCGCGCACCGCGTACCCGATCCGGTCGCCGACCCGCTCCCCGAGCAGGGCGGCCATCCGGTGCGCGGCGGCCCGCGCGGCCACCCGGCGGGGCTGGGCGATCACGACCCGGCCGGGAACCTCGCCGGCCACCGCCAGCGGCGCGAGGGTGGTCTTGCCGGTGCCCGGGGGCGCCACGAGGACCGCCGCGCCGGCCGCGTCCAGCGCCTCGACCAGCGCCGGCAGCACCGGCCGGACCGGCAGGTCCAGGGCGACGTCGGAGAGCACGGACCCACTCTCGCACCCCGGGCCGGGCGGCCGGCGCCGGGTCCTGTTCGACTTCTCACATTGACCGTGACCGTTTCCTCGCGTGGAGTGACGGGATGGCGATGATGGCGTACGACGAGAGGTCGGCCGAGGCCTTCGCGGCGACCCGGCACGTGCCGGCCGACGGCCTGGCGAGCTGGCGCGCCGCGGTGGCCCGGCACCTGCCCGCCGGGCCCGGGAAGCGGGTGCTCGACGTGGGCGCGGGCACCGGCGCGTGGGCCGCCGCCTTCCGGGCCTGGTACGGGGTGGACGTGCTGGCGGTCGAGCCGGCGGCGGCCATGCGGGCCCGCTCGGCGTACCCGGGGATGGTGGCCGGTCGGGCGGAGGCGCTGCCCCTCGCGGCGGCCGGCCTGGACGGCGCGTGGCTCTCCACGGTGGTGCACCACCTGCCCGACCTGCCCGCGGTCGCCGCCGAGTTGCGCCGGGTGCTGCGGCCCGGCGCGCCGGTGCTGATCCGGTCGGTCTTCGCCGGACGGGGCGGTGGCGTCACGCTGTTCCGCTGGTTCCCGGAGGCGCTGCGGGTGCTGGAGGGTTATCCCTCGGTGGCCGAGGTCTGCGCGGCGTTCGAGCCGGCCGGGTTCGCCCCGGTCGCGCTGGAGCCGGTGCCGCAGGTCAGCGCGCCATCGCTGCGGGCGGCGGCCGAAGGGCTGCGCCGCGCCGCGCACACGCCGCTGGTGCTGCTCGACGACGCCGACTACGACCGGGGGGTACGCCGGCTGCGCGCCGCGGCGCGGCGGACGCCGGACGCCCCGGTGGTCGACGCGCTGGACCTGCTGGTGCTGCGCTGAACGCGGAACGGCCCGGCCGGCGCAGCGCCGACCGGGCCGGAGTGGACGTCAACGGTGGCCGGGCCCGCCGACCCGGCCACCGCCGCCACCCCCCTAGTACGTTCCGTCGAGCTGCCCGCGCAGCTTCGTGAGCGCCCGGGCCAGCAGCCGGGACACGTGCATCTGGGAGACGCCGATCTGCTCGGCGATCTGGGACTGGGTGAGGTTGCCGTAGAAGCGCAGCGTGAGGATCTTCTGCTCGCGCTCGTCGAGGGTGGCCAGCGCGGGCCCGAGGGCGACGCGCAGCTCGGCCAGCTCGAACTCGCCGTCCTCGCCGCCGAGCATGTCGCCCAGCTCGGTGGCCCGGTCGCCGTCGCCCGTCGGGGTGGACAGCGACACCGCGTTGTAGGCGCGGGCACCCTCCAGGCCCTCCAGGACCTCTTCCTCGGTGAGGTTGAGGTGGCCGGCGATGTCGGCGACGGTCGGCGAGCGGCCGAGGGTCTGCAGCAGCGTGCTGTTGGCGTCGGAGATGGCCAGCCGCAGCTCCTGGAGGCGGCGCGGCACCCGGATGTCCCAGGTGCGGTCGCGGAAGTGGCGCTTCAGCTCGCCGATGATGGTCGGGATGGCGTAGCCGGCGAAGTCGACGCCGCGGGACGGGTCGAACTTGTCGATCGCCTTGATGAGGCCGACGGCGGCGGTCTGCGCCAGGTCGTCGGTGGGCTCGCCCCGGCCGCTGTAGCGGTGGGCGAGGTGGTTGGCGAGAGGCAGCCAGGCCTCGATCGCCCGGTCGCGCAGCGCGGCGCGCGACGGGTGGTGGGCGGGCAGTGCCGCCATCGCGTGGAGCAGGTCGGCGGCGCTGTCGGTGAGCGCCCGCGGGTCGAGCTTCTCGGAGGTGGACGGCGTTCTCGTCGCCGGCTCGCTGATCGTGTGCGCGGTCATGGGTGGTCCTCCCTGCACCTCGTCCGCGAAACAAAAAGACGTGACGCTTCGGTTTAGCTTCAGTTAGGCCGTTCGGAAGCCACCTTAACCTGATCGGCCTGAGGAAATCTAGCCGAAAGTACGATGTACTTAAGCCGTGTCTGGGCACCGAACGGCATGAAGCCGGGCATACACCCTTTGGACGGCCGCGCGGGGCCGGCTGGCCGTACGGACGAACCAGGGGACCGACCGGTCAACATGAAACCCGACACTCGGTTCAGACTGTCGCCATTCCGTCGTTGTCCCGCCAACGGGACCGCCCGTAGCGTCCAGGGTGTACACGTCTACGGAGGCACCGTGCTGGATCCCGCCGCTCCGCAACTCGTCGTCAACGCCCGGACGCTGCTGTTCAGCTGGCTCCCGGCAGACCCCGACGCCGTCGCGGCGCTCGTCCCGGCCGGCCTGCGCCCCCGTCCGGACCGTGCGGTGTTCCTCTGCCAGTACGTGGTGGACGACGAAACCCAGACCTCGGGGTTCGGCGCGTACTCGCTCACCTTCCTCGGTGTCTCACTCACGGACATGGACCCGCCCGACGGTGGGACACCGGGCGGCTGGTGGACGCACTACCTCGCCTCCAGCCCGCGCGTCCGGCAGTACGCGTCCGCCCGGGGCGCCCCCGCCGGGCCGGGGGAGACCCTGCTCGACGTCCGGGGCGGGCGGCTGACCGCCGAGACGTGGGCCGACGGGCGGCCGCTCGTCCAGGTCACCGCCCGGGTCGGGCACACCGGCACCGAGGCGTACAACGGCCACCACCGCTACCTCACGGCGCGCGACGGCGAGCTGATCGTGGCGGACTACCCGTACGTGGCCGAGCCGGTGTCGCCGTTCGAGGTCGAGTCGGTGGAGTTCCTCGCACCGGAGCACCCGGTCTACGCGCTCCGGCCGGCCAACCCGCTAGAGGTCTGCTGGGGCTTCTACTCGCCCCGGGTGTCGTTCGCATACCCGGCGCGGCCGAACGCGCTGGACGAACCGCTGCCCGCGGCCGAACCGGTCGCGGCGGCTCACCAGGTGCCGGCGCGCCGGGCGCGCAGCGGCCTGCCGTCCGGGTCGTAGACCAGCCGGTACGCCGGCAGCGCCCAGAGCCGCGTACGCCAGGGCAGCCGCTCCGGCCGGTGCGGTCGCAGCCGCCCCGGCGGGCGGGGGCCGACCCGCCCGGACTCGTGCCACCGCTCCAGCTCCGCGGCGGCCGCCGTGATGGCCGCGACCGCGTCGGCCGGGTCGAGCAGGTCGTGGTCCTCGCCGCCGTCCGGATCCCGGTCCAGGTGCTCACGCCACAACCGCAGCCGCAGCTCGCGGGCGAACACCCGGGCACCGTCGCCGAGCCCCGCCGGGTCGGCCGGGGCCCGCTCGTCCCGGGTCTCGTCCAGCACCGCGCAGGACAGCTCGCTGTCGTGGGTCCACGAGCGGCGGTTGAAGTTGTCGCTGCCCACGCTGGCCCAGACGTCGTCCACCACGCACACCTTCGCGTGGACGTACACCGGGGTGCCCTCGTGGTTCTCCACGTCGAAGACGTGCACCCGGTCCGGCGCGGCCCGGTGGCACAGCGCGAGGGCCTGCGCCCGGCCGACCATGTTGGGTGGCAGCGCCAGCCGGCCGTCCACGTCCGGGTGCCGGGGGACGACGGCCACCAGGTGCAGCTCCGGCTGCTCGCGCAGGGCCCGGGCGAAGAGGTCGGCGACCTCGGTCGACCAGAGGTACTGGTCCTCCAGGTAGATCAGCCGGCGGGCCCGGCGGACCGCCTTCGTGTAGCCGCGGGCCACGGTCCGCTCGCCGTCGGGGGCGAACGAGTAGCGCGGGCGCACGGCCGGGTAGGTGCGCAGCACCTGCACGTGGTGCGGACCGCAGGGGGGCGGGTCGGCGGGCTGGTCGGGCAGCGGGTCCGGGCTCAGGTCCGAGCCGCGGAGCCGGTCCCGCAGGTACGCCATCGGGTTCTCCGAGTCCAGCGGCATGGGGTCGGTCCACCGCTCCCGGAAGGTGGTGTCCAGCGCACCGACCACCGGCCCGCGCAACGCGAGCTGGACGTCGTGCCAGGGCGGGTGCGGGCCGTACCGCGGGGACATGGTCACCGGCTGCGGGTCCCCGCCGTGCGCGGCGTGGTCGCGCCGGCTGTGGCAGAGGTCGATCCCACCGGCGAAGGCGATGTCCCGCTCCGGGTCGCCGGGGCGGCGCAACACCACGAGCTTCTGGTGGTGCGAGCCCCCGCGGCGCACCCGCTGGTCGAGCAGCACCTCCCCGCCGGCGGCACAGATCGCCTCGCTGAGGCTGCGGTTCTCCTCCTCGCTGTAGGAGAGCGCGTCGAGGTGGGAGCGCCAGATGAGGCCCTTGACGACCACGCCGCGCTGGGCGGCCCGGGCGAACAGCTGCACCACGGTCGGGCCGTCCGGCCGCATCCGCTCGTCCGGGTCACCGCGCCAGTCGGTGAAGAAGAGATGGTCGCCGGCCCGCAGCTGCTCCACCTCGCTGACCAGCCGGTCGAAGTACGCGCCGCCGTGAATCAACGGCTCGGCGAGGTTTCCGCTCGTCCAGACGGGTAATTCAGACCCCGGGTTGGCGCGTTCCTGTGCGGAGAGGAACCACTGTCGCATCGTCACGTTCCAGCCCCCCGAGGTCGACAACGTCCTCACGGTAGGACCCCCGGCACGGCCCCGCACGCCGACGGTTTCCGTCGGTGGGGCGCTCGCGTGGGGGTGCACCGACCCTGGATCGCGAAACCGAGGAGGCCAACACATGTCCGCCGAGACGCCGAACACCGTGACCGAATACCGCGAGCAGGCGGTGGAGGGTGAACGGGGGGCGCTGGTGGCGGTCTTGTTGATGGTGATCCTCGGGGTGGCCGGCATCTTCGCCGTCTCCTGAGACCGCCGGCGGGCGCCCCGGGACACCGGGACGCCCGCCGGATCGAACGGTCAGGGGCGGTCGCCCTCGCCGCCGCTGTGCGGCATCCGCTCGGCCGGGATCACCCCGAGCCGGCCGGCCTGGTAGTCCTCGACCGCCTGGACCAGCTCGGCCCGGGTGTTCATGACGAACGGGCCGTAGTGCGCCACCGGCTCGCGGATCGGCTGGCCGCCCATGATGTAGAGCTCCAGCGCCGGGGTGTTGGCGTCCTGGCGGGCGTCGGCGGTGACGCGCAGCGCGTCGCCGGGCCCGTGCACGGCGAGCTGGCCGAGGTGGATCGGCCGGCGGTCGGTGCCCACCGTGCCCCGGCCGGCCAGCACGTAGACCAGCGCGTTGAAGTCCGGCCGCCAGGGCAGGCTCAGCTCGGCGCCGGGCTGGAGCGTCACGTGCGCGATGGTGATCGGGGTGTGGGTGGAGCCCGGCCCCCGGTGCCCGGCGACCTCGCCCGCGATCACCCGGATCAGCGCGCCGCCGTCGGGCGTGGTCAGCAGCGCCGACTCCTTGCCGCGGATGTCCTGGTAGCGCGGCGGGTTCATCTTCGCCACGCGGGGCAGGTTGACCCAGAGCTGGAGGCCGTGGAAGAGGCCACCGCTCAGCACCAGGTGCTCCGGCGGCGCCTCGATGTGCAGCAGGCCGCGGCCGGCCGTCATCCACTGGGTGTCGCCGTCGGTGATGCTGCCGCCGCCGCCCTGCGAGTCCTGGTGGTCCATGATCCCGTCGATCATGTAGGTCACCGTCTCGAAGCCCCGGTGCGGGTGCCACGGGGTGCCCTTCGGCTCTCCCGGGGCGTAGTCGACCTCGCCCATCTGGTCGAGGTGGATGAACGGGTCGAGCTCGGTCATCGGGACCCCGGCGAAGGCCCGGCGGACCGGGAAGCCCTCGCCCTCGTAGCCGTTGGGCGCGGTGGTCAGCCGGCGGACCGGGCGGAAGGTGGTGGACTCGCCGAGCTCCGGCAGGCGGGGCAGGACGAGGACGTCGTCGACGGTGATCGCGGGCATCGCGGGCTCCTTACTTGTCGGCCGGGGTGGACGACGCGTCGCGGTCGGCGCGCAGGCGCCGGCCGAGCCGTTCGAAGACCCGGGTGAGGCAGGCGACCTCGGCGTCGTCGAGGTCGTCCATGAGGTGGGTGCGCACGGAGCGCAGGTGGTGCGGCGCGGCCTCCCGCAGGGTCAGCAACCCGGCGGCGGTGAGCACCGCCTCGCTGCCACGCCGGTCGTCCGGGCAGGACTCCCGGGCCACCAGGCCGCGCTTCTGCATGGAGGAGATCTGGTACGTCAGCCGGCTCGGCGAGAACACCAGCCGGCCGGCCAGCTCGCCCATCCGCAGCCGCTGCCCGGGCGCCTCGGAGAGCAGCACCAGCACGTGGTAGTCGGCGAAGCTCAGCCGGCTGTCGTCGCGCAGGTCGTCCTCGAGCTGGGTGAACAGCCGCTGGCTCGCCTCGATGTACGCGCGCCAGCAGGCCAGCCGCTCGGCGTCCAGGCTCTCCGTCATGACCACGAGACTAGCACTATTTAAAATTTCAACAAGGCCGTCGCTGCGGTGGTGAGCCGCGCAACAGTGGGGTCGTCCGGCGGTGATTTTCGAATCTGAACCAGCGGGCGGGGCTAGGGTCGGAGCGTGGACGATCTCGACGTGCTGGACTGGCGTGAGCGGGTAGCCCGGCTCTACCTCTCCGACCTCGACCTGGCCGGCTTCCGGGCCGCCCGGGAGGAGCTGTTCCGCAGCCACCCCAGCAGCCCCGTGCCGCCCGCCGACCGGCCCGGCTTCACCGGGCTGCGCTGGTATCCGCCCGACCCGGCGGCCGTGGTCGAGGCGCCGCTGCGCCCCGCCTCGGGCACCGAGGCCATCGACACCGGCGGCCCCGACGGCGTGGTGCGCTACCGGCGGGTGGCGGTCGCCGAGACGCCCTGGGGGCCGCTCACCCTGTGGTGGATCGAGGCGTACGGGGGCGGGCTGTTCCTCCCGGTGCGCGACGCCACCTGTGGCGCCGAGAGCTACGGCGGCGGGCGCTACCTGACCGACACGGTGAAGGGCACCTTCGGGCGCGGCCTGACCGTGCTGCCCGGCAACCGGGTCCGCCTCGACGCCAACTACCTCTACAACCCGAGCTGCGCCTACGACGACCGGTGGGCCTGCCCGCTCGCCCCGCCGGAGAACCGGGTCGACGTGCCGATCCGCGCCGGCGAGCGGTCGTACCACTGAACGGCCGACGCCCCGGCGCGACGGTGCGCCGGGGCGTCGCGGGACCGACCGGTCAGCGGGCGGTGGTGCCGGTCGGGGTCAGGTGCATCCGGCCGAGCAGCTGACGGGCCTGGTCGGCCACGTCCGCGTCCACGGTGACCGCGTACTGGCTGGCCCGCAGCGAGCTGGCCGAGGTGAAGTCCCGCTGGCCCCCGGTCATGGCGTGGGCCACCGCGCCGAACACGGCGCCCCAGATCGCGCCGATCACCAGGCCCGCCAGGATCACCGCGACCCAGTTCCCCGCGGTGAAGATGCCGAACAGCAGCCCGATGAACAGGCCGAACCACGCGCCGGTACCCGCACCGACCAGGGCGGCCCGGCCCGTGGTCAGCCGGCCCATCACGGTCTCGACCAGCGTGAGGTTGGTCCCCACGATCGCGGTCCGTTCCACCGGGAACCGGTTGTCGGCCAGATAGTCCACCACCCGCTGGGCGGACGGATAGTCCGGGTACGACCCGATCGTGACGGTCGGCGGGCCGGTCTGGGGCCCGTGTCCGTCTCCGCTCGGCGGCAACGGACGGCCGCCCGGACCGGACGGGAGGTTGTCGCTGCCCGGCATCCCGGGCCGCCAGGCCGCGGTCGGGCTCGAGGAACTGGTCATGAGCATCCTCCTTCGTCAACCCGCCGCGTTCCCACCCCCGTCGGCCGGTAACGCGCCCGCCCGGACCGATGGCCGCGCATGCCGGCCGCCGGTCCGGGGTAGCCATCCGGGTGCGGACCGGACGGATCAGCGAGCACGGTTTCCTCGCCGACGGGCACAGCGCGGCCCTCGTCGACACCGCCGGCTCGGTCAACTGGTGGTGCCCGCCCCGCTTCGACGCACCGTCGGTGTTCGGGCGGCTGCTCGACGACGCGGCCGGGCACTGGAGCATCCGGCCCGTGGGCGAGTTCACCAGCACCCGGTCCTACCTGGACGACACGCTCGTGCTGCGTACCGTCTTCACCACCGCGACGGGGACGGCGGCCGTCACCGACGCCCTGGCGCTGGAGCCGGGCGCGCGCGGCCACCGGATCGGGCTGCGGTCGCCGCGGGTGCTCGCCCGGGTGGTCGAGGGGCTCGCCGGCGAGGTGCCCATGCGGGTCGACTACGCGCCGCGCTTTGAGTACGGCCGGGTCAACGCCTACCTCACCGAGACCGACGGGGTGATCGGTGCGACGGGCGGCGGGTGCCGGCTGGAGCTGCGCGCCAACGTGCCGCTGACCTGCGGCGAGGGCGCCGCCTGCGGGCGGTTCACCGCCCGCGCCGGCAGCACCCACCACTTCACCCTCGGGTACGCCCCGACCTACCGCGGCGGCGCGCCGGCGCTGCCCGACGCCGACCAGGTGCTGGCCGACGCCGTCGCCGGGTGGCGGTCCTGGGCCGCCCTGCACCAGTACGACGGCGACTACCACGACCTGGTCCGCCGCAGCGCCATGGTGGTGCAGGGCATGACCTACGGGCCCAGCGGGGCGGTGGTCGCGGCGGCCACCACCTCGATCCCCGAGGAGCTGGGCGGCGACCGCAACTACGACTACCGCTACGTCTGGCTGCGCGACTTCAGCCTCACGCTCCAGGCGCTCTGGCTGGCCGCCTGCCCGGATGAGGCGGACCGGCAGTTCACCTGGGTGGCCCGGGCGATGGGCCGGATCGACGACGAGCCG is from Micromonospora terminaliae and encodes:
- a CDS encoding glycoside hydrolase family 15 protein, yielding MRTGRISEHGFLADGHSAALVDTAGSVNWWCPPRFDAPSVFGRLLDDAAGHWSIRPVGEFTSTRSYLDDTLVLRTVFTTATGTAAVTDALALEPGARGHRIGLRSPRVLARVVEGLAGEVPMRVDYAPRFEYGRVNAYLTETDGVIGATGGGCRLELRANVPLTCGEGAACGRFTARAGSTHHFTLGYAPTYRGGAPALPDADQVLADAVAGWRSWAALHQYDGDYHDLVRRSAMVVQGMTYGPSGAVVAAATTSIPEELGGDRNYDYRYVWLRDFSLTLQALWLAACPDEADRQFTWVARAMGRIDDEPVPIMYGVEGERDLTEHDLDHLAGYAGSRPVMVGNDAWRQRQTDVLGEVLDAAWLMRHYLDPMSADVRHLLHALADQAAEQWRRPDAGMWEARGTERHYLSSKVQCWTALDRAVRFGPRIGEPADLARWAAARDEVRAAVLRRGWNDRVGAYTGAFGSDELDASVLIMPLVGFLPAADPRMRATIDLVERRLSRNGLLRRWGDDPAGFLICSFWLAACLAEAGELDRARRLFAQLAGRVNDLGLYAEQVDETTGEQLGNFPQAFSHIGLIDAAGRITAAAARLGARPPVPTGFMEGG